tatcaatggaggttttataagaagtgtatatatatatcatatacatgccacatattcgtatagatagcaacatatctagagaatattttcttgcagtgtaagccaatcataaatagagaaaccaaatattctctttGTTCCAACAGTTTCTACTCCATTTACTAGACAAGAGAATACGGTCATTCAAACCTGTGCGGTTGCTTGTTAAAGTATTTCTTTCGGAGGTAAACACTCTCTTTCTCTGTGTTTCTGTCTCTGCCCAGGTCTCTCTAGAGTATCCATTGTGATATTCTTTAAGTTAATTGCAGGTGGATTTGGGTCTTATCTATTGGGATTGAGTAAGAAAACATACGAGCAAGTAGGGGTTAACACTCCGGGAAATAGTCCTGGGAGTTATAAGGAACCAGGAATTGGATGGATGACTGCTTTCGTTTTTGTTACAAGTTTTGTTGGGATTTTAGCTTTGGTTCCTCTTCGAAAGGTATAATACTTCCCTGGATATCTTGCTTTTCTTTTTGTTACCAATGGTTACTTGCTTAAAGGCAGAATTTTTTTCAATTTACGTAGCATCTTGAAACAAAATGGAAATGATGCACACTCAACAACTTTAGCACTACCCATAATTAAAAGTATTAGCATTCGTTTTCTGGACAACAAGATACTGCTTATAAAATTAAGATTGCAACTCAGTTGCGGAAGGACCGTAAGGGATGCGAATCAGGTGTATATCGTTCTTTCTAATGGTCATGCCAAAGCATTCAGACATATCTATGTCCTCTAACCTTCATCCCATTCGttagttgttgtttttgtttcctTAAGCAAACTGATGAAGTGGGATTTCATCCTGGATTGTTTTCCCTGAAAACTTCCATAGTCCCCAATTCTTAAAACAAACTTGAACAGGGAATTAGAGATGTGCCTCTTCCCTTTGTTGGGTCCATAGTTGCTTTTAATCTATTGAAGTTATTGTTCTTAGTAGgcggaggattttttttttttctcaatctcttAGAATTCAGTCCATATGTAGGGTAGATTTTATGTGAGTTAAGGAAGTCTTATTTAATCTATATTACCTGCTACAAATGATCAtatttatcacaacagaaatacgCTTTTGCTTCAATCCCtagttgattttgtttttcatatGAACCCATTAAGGGTATTTGACTGGTTTCGTGTACTTAAGTGTTCAATTGTTTTTGTGAAATTATGATGTTTGTCATTCATTGATGTACCTCTGtcgtttttttgttgttgtagatAATGATAATAGATTACAAGTTAACTTATCCTAGTGGCACTGCGACTGCAGTTCTCATTAATGGTTTTCACACACCTCAAGGAGATAAGATGGCCAAGTATATTCTCTGGTTCCTTTACTCTTTCTAATTGTTCCTATCTTGAAACTGAGTTTGGTTCATTAATTGCCTTTATTATCTGCCTAGGGAGCAAGTTCAAGGATTCGCAAGGTTCTTTTCATTTAGCTTCTTTTGGGGTTTCTTTCAGTGGTTCTACTCGGGTGGAGACCAATGTGGATTCGCTCAGTTTCCTACTTTCGGGTTGAAAGCATGGAAGCAAACGTGCGTATTCCTCCTCACTGGCTTGCCTCTGCCCAATTATAACCAGCTTTCTCTTTGTTTGTCAATTTTTGAAATTTGGGTTTTTTCCATTTCGCAGATTTTTCTTTGATTTCAGCATGACTTATACTGGAGCAGGGATGATTTGTTCGCATCTTGTTAACTTGTCTTTGCTTTGTGGAGCCATTCTTTCATGGGGAATAATGTGGCCATTGATACATGGCCTAAAAGGAGACTGGTACCCGGCAGCTTTATCAGAAAGTAGCATGAAGAGTTTGAATGGTTACAAGGTCTCTACACTGATTCACATTCCCAATTAGATATCGTAACTATGTCTCGCACAAAATGGCGGCtaatttattatgtgcaatttaGTGGCACAGAGTTCTCTAAATCCGCTGCATTTTCAGGTTTTTATCTCAATTGCGCTCATTCTAGGAGACGGGCTCTACAATTTCCTGAAGATAATGTATTGTACCAGTAGAAGTATTCATGCTAGAATTAAAGGCAAGAGTGCAGGTAAAAAAGGAAACTCACATCTTGTGTTAACATAATTTAAGAACCCTAGTCATATATGTTTGATGCGTCCACTTCTGAAACTTGCAGTCCAACCTTTATGTTATAGTAGATTCATATAGATGGGCAATCCTACTTTACCTCACACTACAGTCAGCAATTCACCCACCAAGAACATGTTCACTTACCTGCCTTGCACACTTCTTTTTATTCCCAAAATTTGAAACCGTGAAATACAAATAACAAAGTGTAAGTCTGTATCAAACTTCTGGGGTGCCCACAATGATTCTGATATATCTATGGTTGTACAGAAATTCAGACCTTTATGTTTGTCTTGCACTCGAGTAGGTTCCTAGAGGTTCACTTTTGTTCGGACTAGATTAATCTGCTGCATTTAGGGAAAGCTTCTATGATACATTGCCCTTCCCCGGACTTAAAATTTCCTAAGAGATGCTGTGAAAGCGTGTAATGTAGAGATATATAACTTTTTTTGGTAGGATATAGAGAAATTTAACTCATGCACTCTATGATTTTCTTCAGTTGCAGATCAGCCAGTTGAACCACTTGATGATCTTCAGCGAAATGAACTtttcttgagggagggtattccAGTATGGCTTGCATGCGCTGGATATGTTCTCTTCTCCGCTGTTTCCATCATCATGATCCCACTCGTGTTCCCCCAGCTGAAATGGTACTACGTGGTCGTAGCATACCTCCTTGCTCCATCTCTCGGATTCTGTAATGCGTATGGTGCAGGTCTGACTGACATGAACATGGCCTATAACTATGGGAAAGTGGCTTTGTTTGTGTTAGCTGCATTATCTGGGAAGGATAATGGTATAGTTGCCGGGCTTGTAGGTTGTGGCCTTATTAAATCCATTGTTTCCATTTCCTCCGATCTTATGCACGATTCCAAATCTGCTCATCTCACGCTTACTTCTCCTCGTTCCATGCTTTTAAGTCAGGCCGTTGGAACTGCAATGGGCTGCGTGGTAGCTCCTTTAACATTCTTTCTTTTCTACAAAGCCTTTGATGTGGGAAATCCCACTGGAGAATATAAAGCTCCATATGCTATAGTTTATCGAAACATGGCAATTCTCGGGGTTGAAGGCTTTTCATCATTGCCTCACCATTGTTTGCAGCTTTGTTACGGGTTCTTTTCATTTGCCATTGCAGCTAACTTGTTGAGAGATGTTTCTCCATCGAAGGTAGGGAACTGGGTTCCCCTGCCCATGGCTATGGCGGTACCATTTCTTGTTGGTGCAAGTTTTGCAATAGATATGTGTGTTGGGAGCCTGGTTGTGTTTATATGGCACAAGTTTGACAACCAAAGAGCGAACTTATTGATTCCTGCGGTTGCTTCCGGTTTAATCTGTGGAGATGGGTTGTGGATCCTCCCTTCATCAATTCTTGCTCTGGCTAAGATAAAGCCGCCGATGTGCATGCAGTTTGTGTCTGCGTAACAAGAAAGAGGTTTCAAAAGAATGTGGAAGaaaaataatgaggatgaattagAGTCTTAGAAACAATGATAATAATTTGAGAAGGTTTAGTTCGGAAGGGAAATCAGCCGAGATGTCAAGTTGTCAACCAATGACATGTATCACTTAAAATCATCGTGGTCCAAACAATTGTAGTTTTAGATAGTTACAGACATGAAAATCTTATTCTTTTAAAATTCATGTCATCAGATCTTCGGAACAGAGAAAATAGATACTTGGATCGAACGCAGAACTGAAGGACATGGATTGAATTATGTTGGAGTAGGGACTGGTTATTCATGGAGTTAAGTGTACAAGTGATACTTCCATAGGATCTTTGAAGTATAAAAGATAGTAATAACTAGTGATGTATAAGCAAGTTTTGTAAAGTAATTAAATGACCGGTAATTATAACTTAAACTTAACTGCGCAGGACCCCTGAGTAACAAACGAGTAAACCCTGCTCCCCAAGActtttttgtatatttgtttttCAAAAGGAGATCGGGTCCAAATTTTCATCGGCGACTTTTATGAAAGATATAGGACTTGTGGGAGTTTGATTGAGAAATTTAGCAATGCAATAAGACAAAAACTTAGGTTCAGAACGATAGGGCGGACCTAGGATGATCTCAAAGGTAAGATAGAAAGTTCGTTGATACTCCAAACACTTCATTCGGATGTTTATCATTTGCAAAAAGAAAGCTCTAGTTTATCCGACCCAGTTGCAAGTGAATTATGATGAAAGATTGCGGATAAGACCTTGGttgcaaattggtaaggaataaaAATGATGATCAAATAACGGACAGAAGGATAATCCAAAAATTGACAGGCATTTCCGTAACGGTCCCCTAATTATAAcctcaaaggtgtcactatccatccacaaaaaattcatgaaaacaaaagtaacacaaaaactccaaaaaaacaaaagtaacacaaaatctCAAATTTcaatattggtttcatcaaattttatgatgaaaccaaaataaaatttgatgaaaccaatattaaaatttgtggtttttgtatcaatttttaaaaatttgcggtttttgtatcacttttgtttacgatggagttttaatggatcccaacatttgagtgggatttttgtaccacaagtttggtcaccttgggtttttatgactaattTTGTTTCTTCCATAattcattttgatttttgttagagggagagcgAAAAGTGATTTGAGGAGAGCGAAAATTGTTGGCAAGTCACTAACAAGGTCGATTCTTCAAGTGAGTCAAGCTTTATATTTTTTCGGACCAAAAATACCCTTCTTTTTTGGATCTGCACATACCGATTTAGCCTATCTATTTTAACCAATTAAGCTCTAAGTTAatagaaaggaaaatcaatacCAAAAACATGCCGATCAAAAAGGAGAATCATCGAAGCTTGAAAACTCAATAGTTCAACTATAGTAAAAAAATGTATACACTTAACTGATCTTGTCTGGTGTAATGGACTTGTAGAGATAGAGTGCAGGGGTGACGAGAGAAGATaaaaactcaaaagcccaagatgAGATTGTTGAAAATGATCTCtaattttggatttttgcttTGTTCATGGTAATCATCAGTTTCGATCCCTAGAGTGAGAAGCATATGGATTAATAAGAAGTGAAACTCTAGTCTTGATTAAGCAGTtgaacatacatacaactccattcTCTAATCCAATCTTAATTGCTTTAGAGAGACAAAGTGTGGATTAACCAATTGAATCTCATGTTGTATTCAGTTGTCATCCTTGGGTTTAACTCAACTCCATTCTCTAATCCAATCTCAATTGTTTTAAAGAGAATAATGTGGATTAATCGATTGAATCTCAGATTGTGTTTAGTCGTCGTCCTTGCGTTTAATAGTAAAGGAAGATAAAGGAGGAAAAGAACTGATTTCGTTTAAGTTTTTGATGGTGTTTGTGATTGATATATTTATAGGTGTGCGAATTTGATGTGTTTGAATAAGGGTATTCTAGTCCAAGTTAAAGAAAATTGTTGGGTCATTCATTTTACACACAAAAGGAGAAAGAGGAGAGAGCTTtgaagttggagattttctacaacctagggtttgatttattTCAAACTTTGTCGAGAGTCAGGATCAGGCGACGTCTCAGGCGAAAACTCGGCAAAACCGATTCACAAATTTTCGATTGATTTCTCTACCTCGATCTCCTGCACAGACATGATTTAGATCCTCTTCGAATTCTCCGTCTTTTGTcttgtttgtttgttattttctTACCCAATCTCGATTTTATCTTCTCTTTTCATGCCTCTCTGAAAAGTCTGCAAACCCTAAAAAATTTCAATTGATTTCTTATTCTCTGAAAGCCTATCAATCTATATTAAACCTTTTATGATTAACTTTGATTAATTTAACTGCAAATTATTCTTTATTCTCTTGCAGATTTCATCCCTTATCTCCTTTCCAAACCTGATTGGGAAGAATAGGGTTTATGCGGAAGCAATTGAGGCATTTGCGGCGAGGATTCCTTGTGATTCAGATGAACTTGATTATGTCAGTTACCAAGAAGATTTGGGTTTGATTTATTAAAGATTTTGAGCTCCACAACTCTAATCAACTTCGTTTACTCTGCCGAGACATGCAAGTAATTATAAACCAACACTCCTCTAAGCAATCATTACCATCTTTTGGCTCTCTTATTGTCACTACAAAGAGCACTGATTTACAACTTTTACTCCAAGTTTCTTGACTACAATTACTTTAGTCCCAAGTCTGCATCATGAAGAACACTTGGCGATTAGATAATTGTATATTCTTCATCAGGCTTATATCTTCTAAATACCATGAGCTTATTCTTTCCTCCAACAAGTTTAAGCCTGTATTGATTTGcaagaaaaaccaaaaagttAAACTTCAACTCACTCACAAAAAAGTTGTCATCACTTTTCTAAAGCTGTATATTCTGCTTGCTGTTCTAAATTCAATGGCCTTTTCATCCTCAAATATCAACAAACTTTCCAAAAACCTACAAAGAAGTTGTAACATTTCAAACAAGAACACTAAGCATGTTAATCTTCAAGGAAAAGAAAATCCCATTGAGTCTTTTGCTCTTATTGGATATGTATATAGAGAAGCTATTGTTATAAGAACTGCTATTAGTTTTGTTGTCAGGCAAAGATGGGGAGCACAAAGGGAAGTCATCACTATCTCTACCAATAGAAGAAATGTGTTTATCTTTCGCATACTATCAAGAGAGATTTTCCAAAGGGTTCTTAGAGGAAGACCTCACTCAGTTGGAGGTCACCTGCTTGTTCCACTTCCTTGGCAATTCAATATGAATGTGCAAAATGCAATATTTCAATTTGAGGTTTTCTTCATCGAATTTAGGTTGAGAGCTGATATGGATAGAGACAACATACCTCAGTTGATTGCTTCTCAAGCTGGAGAACCAATCACTATCTATAATAGAGATGCTACTGGAGTTGTGAAGGCTAAGGTTATGGTTGATGTTAATTTCCCTCTAGTTAGAAAATTTCACATTACTCTTGAAGATGTTGAAAGAGTCAGGGTTGCTATTTTTTATCTGGATTTTCCATCTGCCACATGTAGAAGCTGTTATGTCTTTAATCATAATGAGAATTATTGTGGTCTTATTGCAAATATGGAATGGATAGCTGTTCCAGTCCTAAATCTCCAAGGAGTTGACCCTTTTGATGACCAAGTGAATAATGGAGGACCAGGAGTAGATGAAGTTGCTAATAATGGTGGTCAAGTCCATCCAGACAATCCAGTTGAAATTCAAGGAGAGGAAAATGGTGAGAATGAGTTAATTGCTGAAGTTGAAGTTGCTGATAATGTTAGAGACATGCATGAGATTGTGGGTCTTGATGCTAAAAGAGTGGAAGAAGTTGATAGTATTACTAACCATCAGGGTGTTGTTCAAGCTGTGTTTTCATCTGAACTGAATTGGAGTGATCAGAGAGAAAACAAGAGGAAAAGGGGTGAAGATTTGGTTGTTGATAACATGGATATGGATAACTATTCTAGAGAAATTTCTATGGCACTGAATGGTTTTGCAGAAGAGGTTTCGAAGGACAAAATGATAATAGAACAGGAAATAGGAGAATCTTCGAATAGGGTCTTAATTCTGGTTGATGAAGACTCTAATGTTTCTAGACAAGGAAATACCCAAACTGTTGTTGCTTCTTCCATGGATGCAGAGACCCATATTCCACATGCTAATCAGGTTCCTTTCAAAACTAAAAATCTGTTTACATCTTTTGTTTTACATGATTATAAGTTACTTGACTCATCTATCTCTAGTTCTAAAAAATTTCTCACATTAGTCTTAATCCTTGCTTTGTTTTCTGTAATCTATATTAGATTTTACCACCAGTTACTGATTTTATTCTATATTTTCAAAATGAAAATACTATCATGGAATATGCAGGGGATTGGAAAATCCCTAACTAAGAATCACTTAAAATATTTACTTAAGAAGCATAATCGTGATTTCATCTTCTTAGCAGAAACTAAAGCTACCAAAGACAGTATGAATATCATTGCTAGGAACTTAAAGTTCTATGATTGGTTTATTGTCCCTAGGATTGGTCTTTCTGGTGGGTTTATTATAACGACTTGCCAATATCACGATTTTTTGGATTTCCAGTTTCCTGGTAAAATTAATTATCAATATTCCTCCAAAGCGTGTTTCATATGCCATTGTTGAACACGATTTGACAGGATCAAGCATAAAGGGGAAAAAAAAGCCTTCTACTGCTAGCAGTATCTTCATCCCGACTAAATTTTAAACTGCGAAACCTTTTTTAGGTTGTAACATTTTATTTGGAGTATTCTGTCTTTGTGATGAACTTCTAATTTAGGCTCATCGAGAAAGCTCGGAAAAAAACTAGTgagaaaagtttaagatttggaAAAAATTATTAGC
The nucleotide sequence above comes from Papaver somniferum cultivar HN1 chromosome 8, ASM357369v1, whole genome shotgun sequence. Encoded proteins:
- the LOC113301533 gene encoding metal-nicotianamine transporter YSL3-like, which encodes MTAFVFVTSFVGILALVPLRKIMIIDYKLTYPSGTATAVLINGFHTPQGDKMAKEQVQGFARFFSFSFFWGFFQWFYSGGDQCGFAQFPTFGLKAWKQTFFFDFSMTYTGAGMICSHLVNLSLLCGAILSWGIMWPLIHGLKGDWYPAALSESSMKSLNGYKVFISIALILGDGLYNFLKIMYCTSRSIHARIKGKSAVADQPVEPLDDLQRNELFLREGIPVWLACAGYVLFSAVSIIMIPLVFPQLKWYYVVVAYLLAPSLGFCNAYGAGLTDMNMAYNYGKVALFVLAALSGKDNGIVAGLVGCGLIKSIVSISSDLMHDSKSAHLTLTSPRSMLLSQAVGTAMGCVVAPLTFFLFYKAFDVGNPTGEYKAPYAIVYRNMAILGVEGFSSLPHHCLQLCYGFFSFAIAANLLRDVSPSKVGNWVPLPMAMAVPFLVGASFAIDMCVGSLVVFIWHKFDNQRANLLIPAVASGLICGDGLWILPSSILALAKIKPPMCMQFVSA